One window of Mesorhizobium loti R88b genomic DNA carries:
- a CDS encoding AraC family transcriptional regulator — MKTALENYHARMQRVLDHIDQHLDGDLDLEALSGVAAFSKYHFHRQFTSTFGVSVHRYVQLARMRRASYRLAGSDAESVTDIAMDAGYDAPDAFARAFRQRFGQSPSSFRKSPDWGAWLMAFGPFDKARNTLMQIIFEPGDVMIRDVPPTPVAVMEHRGDRSTLQDTIQRFIAWRKAHGLSPQTSPTFNIFRSEREPAIAADYSMDICVGTDQPIDPNDGQMKAGVIPGGRCAVLRYPGNTNNLEPAALYLYREWLPASGEEVRDFPVYCQRHLSLVAEGPLHEVVVELFLPLK; from the coding sequence TTGAAGACGGCACTTGAGAACTATCATGCCCGGATGCAACGGGTGCTGGACCACATAGACCAGCACCTGGATGGCGATCTGGATCTGGAAGCATTGAGCGGCGTCGCGGCGTTCTCGAAATATCATTTCCACCGGCAGTTCACATCAACCTTCGGGGTGTCCGTGCATCGCTATGTCCAGCTCGCCCGCATGAGGCGGGCTTCATACAGGCTTGCTGGAAGCGACGCCGAAAGCGTCACCGACATAGCGATGGACGCCGGTTACGACGCACCGGATGCCTTTGCCCGCGCCTTCCGGCAACGGTTTGGGCAATCGCCTTCGTCGTTCCGGAAATCTCCCGACTGGGGGGCGTGGCTAATGGCCTTCGGGCCCTTCGACAAAGCAAGGAACACGCTCATGCAGATAATCTTCGAACCAGGCGACGTGATGATCCGCGATGTGCCGCCAACGCCGGTGGCTGTCATGGAGCATCGCGGCGACCGGTCGACGCTCCAGGACACCATCCAGCGGTTCATCGCCTGGCGTAAGGCCCACGGCCTGTCGCCCCAGACAAGCCCGACCTTCAACATCTTCCGTTCCGAAAGGGAGCCGGCTATCGCGGCCGACTACAGCATGGACATTTGCGTCGGCACCGACCAGCCCATCGACCCGAATGACGGGCAGATGAAGGCCGGCGTCATTCCCGGCGGACGCTGCGCGGTGCTGCGCTATCCCGGCAATACCAACAATCTCGAGCCCGCGGCACTCTACCTTTATCGTGAATGGCTGCCGGCCAGCGGCGAGGAAGTGCGCGACTTCCCGGTCTATTGCCAACGACACCTGTCCCTCGTCGCGGAAGGGCCTCTGCACGAAGTGGTCGTTGAGCTCTTTCTGCCTCTGAAATAG